A region from the Panicum hallii strain FIL2 chromosome 1, PHallii_v3.1, whole genome shotgun sequence genome encodes:
- the LOC112902664 gene encoding protein EFR3 homolog B-like produces the protein MSMGVVSRELLPACERLCFICPSLRTRSRHPVKRYKKLLAEIFPRIPDEAPADRKIGKLCEYISRNPMRVPRITVYLEQKCYKEMRAERYGLVKVVMAIYRKVICSCQEQLPLFANSFLTIVETLLEQNRHDDLRKIACQTLFDFVNNQVDSTYMFNLENQIPKLCHLAQEMGEKEKIRILHAAGLQALSSMIWFMGEHSHISAELDNVVSAVMENYESPYANSDNDDAPVEDRRIRWVTEVLKSEGHEPPATTILTRVPSWKDIRTVHGGLSLTIEESENPNFWSGICLHNLARISREATTVRRVLEAIFRYFDNNNLWSSSKGLALCVLLDMQIVMDKFGQNAHILLSMLVKHLEHKNVLKQPDMVVDIIKVTACLAEHSKAQSSTALMAAISDVVRHMAKSMQSLASDAGPGDNMVKWSNGHGKAIDECLVQLSRKVGDAGPILDILAVVLENISSSTIVARSTISAAYRTAQIVASLPNLTHQSKAFPEALFHQLLLAMVYPDCETHLGAHRIFSVVLVPSSVSPCSFSDTSQTSKIDLRRTLSRTTSVFSSSAALFGKLKRDMLSFRESPLLDNTKLTPISENADEISTNDAKLFKSQTIQRMASTKDISSPSSTDTSTSSAPTKKKDAVTLMLSVRQANLLLSSLWTQALSPENVPRNYEAISHTYSLMLLFSGDKGSSIEVLVGSFQLAFSLRSISLQAGFLPPSRRRSLFTSATSMLVFFSKAFNIPSLIPVVKHVLTKSTVDPFLRLVEDSRLQALDSTTEPCYGSKQDDDLALKSLSNIDMNEEQSKETSVSNILNSLEELSESELSTIRKQLLEEFSADDICSLGETHSKSQSQNGKLPQKSMEVIPLGFVFEDDTLVEPSDSLAEPQLRHQPDSSLLDVNQLLDSVSETSRHVERLSASTNHDLPFKEVANQCEALLIGKQQKLSVCMSVSQKEDGESSTEKLESSPEDPQADRFLCTADGQWDSNLCKLPVLSPYDQFLAPSGC, from the exons ATGTCGATGGGCGTGGTTTCGAGGGAGTTGTTGCCGGCATGCGAGAGGCTCTGCTTCATTTGCCCGTCCCTGCGGACGAGGTCCCGCCATCCGGTCAAGCGGTACAAGAAGTTGCTAGCAGAAATCTTCCCTCGGATACCG GATGAAGCACCGGCTGATCGCAAGATTGGGAAATTGTGTGAATATATTTCAAGGAATCCAATGCGTGTTCCAAGG ATTACAGTTTACTTAGAGCAAAAGTGCTACAAGGAAATGAGAGCTGAGCGCTATGGTTTAGTTAAAGTTGTAATGGCAATCTACCGAAAGGTGATATGTTCTTGTCAGGAGCAACT GCCACTTTTTGCCAACAGCTTTCTAACAATTGTAGAGACATTATTGGAGCAAAATAGACATGATGACTTGCGGAAAATAGCGTGTCAAACACTATTTGACTTTGTAAACAATCAG GTTGACAGTACTTACATGTTCAATTTAGAAAACCAGATACCTAAATTATGTCATCTAGCCCAAGAGATGGGTGAGAAGGAGAAGATACGTATTCTTCATGCAGCTGGGCTCCAAGCTCTTTCATCTATG attTGGTTTATGGGTGAGCACTCCCATATCTCTGCAGAACTTGATAAT GTTGTTTCTGCAGTTATGGAAAATTATGAGAGCCCATATGCAAATTCTGATAATGATGATGCCCCAGTTGAGGACAGACGAATTCGGTGGGTGACTGAAGTTCTCAAATCTGAAGGTCATGAACCTCCTGCTACTACCATTTTGACAAGGGTTCCTTCATGGAAAGATATTAGAACTGTCCACGGTGGATTAAGTTTGACAAT AGAAGAATCAGAAAATCCAAACTTTTGGTCAGGGATTTGTCTACACAACCTTGCTAGAATATCCAGGGAAGCAACAACAGTCCGACGAGTTCTGGAAGCTATATTTCGTTATTTTGATAATAACAATTTATGGTCATCTTCTAAAGGATTAGCACTGTGTGTCCTTCTGGATATGCAAATTGTGATGGATAAATTTG GACAGAATGCACATATATTGTTGTCTATGTTAGTCAAGCATCTTGAACACAAGAATGTATTGAAGCAACCGGATATGGTTGTAGATATCATCAAAGTTACAGCATGCCTTGCTGAGCACTCCAAAGCTCAGTCTTCTACGGCACTAATGGCTGCAATAAGTGATGTGGTCAGGCATATGGCTAAAAGCATGCAATCATTGGCCAGTGATGCAGGTCCTGGAGACAACATGGTCAAATGGAGTAACGGACATGGGAAAGCTATAGATGAATGTCTTGTTCAGTTGTCTAGAAAG GTTGGTGATGCTGGGCCTATCCTTGATATATTAGCTGTTGTGCTGGAGAACATTTCAAGTTCTACAATTGTTGCGCGGTCTACAATCTCCGCAGCATATCGCACTGCTCAAATAGTTGCATCATTGCCAAACTTGACGCACCAGAGCAAA GCATTTCCTGAGGCGTTGTTTCATCAACTGCTTTTAGCAATGGTCTATCCAGACTGTGAGACACATTTAGGAGCACATAGGATTTTCTCTGTTGTTCTTGTTCCATCTTCTGTCTCTCCGTGCTCATTTTCAGACACTTCTCAGACAAGCAAGATTGATCTTCGAAGGACGTTATCTAGAACGACATCAGTGTTTTCATCTTCTGCTGCTTTGTTTGGGAAATTAAAAAGAGACATGCTTTCATTTCGTGAAAGTCCCCTCCTGGATAACACGAAGCTAACGCCCATCAGTGAGAATGCAGACGAGATCAGTACAAATGATGCAAAATTATTCAAGTCACAGACTATTCAAAGGATGGCTAGTACAAAAGATATTTCGTCTCCCTCTTCCACAGATACAAGTACCTCCAGTGCACCCACTAAGAAAAAG GATGCTGTCACTCTCATGCTCAGTGTTCGTCAGGCAAATCTTCTTCTTTCCTCCTTATGGACTCAGGCACTGTCACCTGAAAATGTTCCGCGAAACTATGAAGCAATTTCTCATACTTACAGCTTGATGCTATTGTTTTCTGGAGACAAG GGCTCAAGTATTGAAGTTTTGGTTGGTAGCTTTCAGCTTGCTTTTTCATTAAGAAGCATTTCATTACAAGCAG GTTTCCTTCCACCATCACGCAGGCGCTCTCTTTTTACGTCGGCAACTTCAATGCTTGTGTTTTTCTCGAAAGCTTTTAACATTCCATCTCTCATTCCAGTTGTGAAGCATGTGTTGACAAAAAGCACA GTTGATCCATTTCTTCGTTTAGTTGAAGACAGTAGATTGCAGGCTCTTGATAGCACAACTGAACCTTGCTATGGTTCAAAACAAGATGATGATCTTGCTCTAAAATCGCTCTCCAACATCGACATGAATGAAGAACAGTCAAAAGAAACATCAGTATCAAATATACTTAATAGCTTGGAAGAGCTATCAGAG TCAGAATTATCTACTATTAGAAAACAGCTGCTTGAGGAATTTTCAGCAGATGACATCTGTTCTCTGGGTGAAACACATTCAAAATCTCAATCACAAAATGGAAAACTACCTCAAAAATCTATGGAG GTTATTCCGTTGGGATTTGTTTTTGAAGACGATACCCTCGTTGAACCATCTGACAGCTTAGCAGAACCTCAATTGCGACATCAGCCAGATAGCAGCCTTCTTGATGTCAATCAGCTTCTCGACTCA GTTTCGGAAACAAGTCGGCATGTCGAAAGGCTGTCAGCGTCAACAAACCACGATTTGCCTTTCAAGGAGGTAGCCAACCAATGTGAAGCACTTTTGATCGGAAAGCAGCAAAAACTCTCTGTCTGCATGAGTGTCAGCCAAAAAGAG GATGGTGAATCCTCCACGGAGAAGCTCGAGTCATCTCCGGAGGATCCTCAAGCAGATAGGTTTCTGTGCACAGCTGATGGACAATGGGACTCGAATTTGTGTAAGCTGCCAGTGCTGAGTCCCTATGACCAGTTCCTTGCACCTTCTGGCTGCTAA
- the LOC112884446 gene encoding uncharacterized protein LOC112884446: MATATMATAAGAAALLYYTLNRRLQTERLNQEGECSNSRDVGARGVPDSPSRSRVSRRDVRAPATWLETISTLSETLRFTYSETLGKWPIGDLAFGISFLLKRQGNLSVASIYAGNDSVELKGAEVISDLKYHLNLLTLCWHFSKKPFPLFLEATGYSAEDVLMQEPKAGILKPAFTILLDRDKQCILLLIRGTHSIRDTLTAATGAVVPFHHTILQEGGVSDLVLGYAHFGMVAAARWIAKLAAPCLAQALHMYPDFKIKVVGHSLGGGTAALLTYILREQKEFASTTCVAFAPAACMTWELAESGVHFITTVINGADLVPTFSAASVDDLRSEVTASAWLNDLRHQIEQTRILSTFYRSASALGSRLPSMANAKARVAGAGAILRPVSTGTQVVMRRARSVAQAAWTRPALQLSSWTCIGPRRRNNVSSTSTVTSEEIRTSTSGGLESTSLLTETTVEASETVASGAIQSTASEDIQSSVAVAVDAIGLVDDKVDSDDDIVDHHVDEDRMTDVELWQQLESELYRKREGEDDDIVEEMTESTIAEEVGGVAEDVLSETKEVHRFYPPGKIMHILTSCREETAHEEESDVHQDDATNGESESSMGIFLTPRSLYGKLRLSKMMINDHYMPIYRRNIEQLISELEKDSSDPMDES, encoded by the exons ATGGCGACCGCGACAATGGCAACCGCAGCAGGGGCTGCCGCCCTGCTTTACTATACGCTGAACCGGCGCCTGCAGACAGAGAGACTGAATCAGGAAGGGGAATGCAGCAACAGCAGGGATGTGGGGGCCAGGGGTGTGCCAGATTCTCCCAGCAGGAGTCGGGTGTCACGGAGGGATGTGCGAGCCCCTGCTACTTGGCTAGAGACCATCTCGACTCTGTCAGAGACATTGCGGTTCACGTATTCAGAGACCCTTGGGAAGTGGCCCATCGGTGACCTTGCTTTTGGGATCAGCTTCCTCCTCAAGAGGCAG GGAAACTTATCAGTAGCAAGCATATATGCTGGAAATGATAGTGTGGAGCTCAAAGGAGCGGAAGTGATTTCGGACTTGAAGTATCATCTGAATTTGCTGACACTTTGCTGGCATTTCTCGAAAAAGCCATTCCCATTGTTTTTGGAGGCAACTGGCTACTCTGCGGAGGATGTTCTTATGCAAGAACCTAAAGCAGGA ATTTTGAAGCCAGCTTTCACTATTTTGCTTGATAGAGACAAACAGTGCATACTTTTATTAATTAGGGGAACTCATAGCATCAGAGATACATTAACAGCTGCCACTGGCGCTGTGGTTCCATTTCACCATACAATTTTACAGGAAGGTGGCGTTAGCGATTTAGTACTAGGATATGctcattttgggatggttgcaGCTGCTAGGTGGATTGCAAAGCTCGCAGCACCTTGTCTGGCACAAGCATTACACATGTATCCAGACTTTAAAATAAAG GTTGTTGGACATTCACTTGGGGGTGGTACAGCTGCTCTCTTGACATACATCCTGAGGGAGCAGAAGGAGTTTGCCTCTACTACTTGTGTGGCGTTTGCTCCAG CTGCATGTATGACGTGGGAACTGGCAGAGTCAGGAGTGCATTTTATCACTACAGTCATCAATGGAGCTGATTTGGTTCCAACATTTTCAGCTGCTTCAGTCGATGATCTTCGTTCAGAG GTGACAGCATCTGCTTGGCTAAATGATCTCCGTCACCAGATTGAACAAACCAGAATCCTAAGCACTTTTTATCGTTCTGCGTCAGCCTTGGGATCCCGACTCCCTTCTATGGCAAATGCTAAAGCAAGAGTAGCTGGTGCTGGTGCCATCTTAAGACCAGTATCTACCGGGACACAG GTTGTAATGAGGAGAGCTCGTAGTGTAGCGCAGGCAGCATGGACAAGACCGGCACTACAACTATCCTCATGGACTTGTATTGGACCAAGACGGCGAAATAATGTTTCATCTACCTCAACTGTCACATCAGAGGAAATAAGAACATCTACAAGTGGTGGATTGGAATCCACTTCGCTGTTGACTGAAACCACTGTAGAAGCCTCAGAGACAGTTGCATCAGGAGCTATCCAAAGCACTGCATCAGAAGACATTCAGAGTTCTGTTGCTGTGGCGGTCGATGCTATTGGCTTGGTAGATGACAAGGTAGACAGCGATGACGACATCGTTGATCACCATGTGGACGAGGACAGGATGACTGATGTGGAGCTGTGGCAGCAACTCGAAAGCGAGTTGTACAGGAAGAGGGAAGGAGAAGACGATGACATAGTAGAAGAGATGACTGAAAGTACAATTGCTGAGGAGGTGGGTGGCGTGGCTGAAGATGTGCTCAGTGAGACGAAGGAAGTGCATAGGTTTTACCCTCCTGGAAAAATCATGCATATATTAACTTCCTGTAGAGAAGAAACAGCTCATGAAGAGGAATCTGATGTTCATCAGGATGATGCAACAAATGGGGAGTCAGAGAGCAGCATGGGGATCTTCTTGACGCCAAGATCTCTGTATGGCAAGCTGAGGCTTTCGAAAATGATGATCAATGATCATTACATGCCTATATACAGAAGAAACATCGAGCAGCTGATCTCTGAGCTTGAGAAGGATTCCTCTGATCCTATGGATGAGTCTTAA